The genomic DNA TTCCTATGCTGGATGTGTTGCCCAAGTCTTTTTCTTCGTCTTCCTGGTGGGAGCGGATTTTTCCCTTCTCACCGTTATGGCATACGACCGATAtgtcgccatctgccaaccaTTGCACTATGAGAGAATGATGAACATCAGAGCTTGTGTCAAAATGGCAGCGGGAGCCTGGGTCAGTGGGATTCTCTACTCTGTGCTACACACCGGGAACGCATTTGCATTGAccttctgtggaggcaacatagtggatcagttcttctgtgagaTCCCCCAGCTACTCAAGCTCGCCTGCTCTGACTCATATCTCAGTGAAGTTGGGGTTCTTGCATTTAGTGTGTGTTTAGTCTTAGGCTGCTTTGTTTTTATCattgtgtcatatgttcagatcttcaaatcaGTGCTCAGGATCCCCTCTGAGAAGGACCGACATAAAGCCCTAtccacctgccttcctcacctcactgtggtctccttgcttgtttgcactggcgcctttgcctacctgaaacccacctccagctccccatCTGCTCTGGATCTTGTGATGGCTGTTGTCTATTCTGTATTGCCACCAATTATGAATCCAATTATCTACAGTATGAGGAACAGGGAAATCAAAGCTGCCCTGAGGAGACTGACTGGGTATAGATAATTCACTAAGAATTAATTTTCTGTCTTTCTCTAACTAAAGTTTGCTTATGTAGTATCTGTTCATTAATGTCATTTATTTCCATGACCACACAGCTTGCACACAGCCAGGTCTGATTTTGACCTcagttgcaccaatgcaaatCCAGATTTACTCCGCTCTTCCCACTGCCACTG from Gopherus flavomarginatus isolate rGopFla2 chromosome 12 unlocalized genomic scaffold, rGopFla2.mat.asm SUPER_12_unloc_1, whole genome shotgun sequence includes the following:
- the LOC127040964 gene encoding olfactory receptor 14A16-like, yielding MSNRTTMTEFLLMGFSEVRELQILHFVVFLVIYLAALMGNLLIFMAIAFDHHLQAPMYFFLINLSVLDLGSISVTVPKSMANSLMNTKSISYAGCVAQVFFFVFLVGADFSLLTVMAYDRYVAICQPLHYERMMNIRACVKMAAGAWVSGILYSVLHTGNAFALTFCGGNIVDQFFCEIPQLLKLACSDSYLSEVGVLAFSVCLVLGCFVFIIVSYVQIFKSVLRIPSEKDRHKALSTCLPHLTVVSLLVCTGAFAYLKPTSSSPSALDLVMAVVYSVLPPIMNPIIYSMRNREIKAALRRLTGYR